The segment tctttgttaaataatactacACTAAATTCATATTTGTCGCACGAGTACTAAACTAACATTACTTCATAGAGCTTAATGGGTtcgactttttattatattaatttatttgtgttctATATTCTAGTATATCTCACCTATGATGGCCATCAGCGTGAACCTGGAATGTGGTTTCTCCAGTGGTGCCGTCATGGCTGAATAGTTTTCTCAATGCAATGATACCGGCGATAGTAAGAGCCACCTTACTGGCGATAAGCGCTTTACCGGCAATCGCAGCTAATGTTTTCAAAGCCAAACCACCAACAATGCTCACAGTCGTAAAAATACCAAGCATCAGGTAGGGTAAAActttttttcctataaaaatattaataattaatacaaatgctTATTTATACtcatcaaacaaatattttctatataataaccTCGGCCTCTGCCTTCCGACACAAGATCCATTGAAACCGTATGCGTGCTTAACAATTGCTCGAATCGCGTGCGCAGCATAGTGTCAAGTTTGTCTTCCGTTGACATACCAGGCATGAAACGCGGCTCCGCTACTGCAACCGGCGAATCGGTTTGTCTCACTAACGAGAGACCATCAGCTAGCTGTACACTGTCCTGTACaacataataaagaaattattacaaaaactaatGCACTTGACACTTTTGACACTATCTTCAATAATCACCTGTTCCATTGCCCTTGTTATTGCTGTTAAAGCCTTACTTTTCAGGCATATTGACACGTGTTTATGGGCACTGCAATCGTCATAAACTTTCTGTAAAATGCTGAACTCTGCCGAAGGCCACCAGGAACTCTCATCGGCTCTACCTTTCGATGTAGAATCTTCAGCACTGTTGATTTCATTCTGAGCGTCGTCTTCAACATTCATTCTTCGCAATCTTCTGCTTCCAACCGACGGTTGACCAGAAGCTACAGTTAGGCAGATAACTGATAAAACGGCTATCCGAAATGAGAcacacatttttatgttttattacacagcactttta is part of the Danaus plexippus chromosome 2, MEX_DaPlex, whole genome shotgun sequence genome and harbors:
- the LOC116765221 gene encoding uncharacterized protein LOC116765221 encodes the protein MCVSFRIAVLSVICLTVASGQPSVGSRRLRRMNVEDDAQNEINSAEDSTSKGRADESSWWPSAEFSILQKVYDDCSAHKHVSICLKSKALTAITRAMEQDSVQLADGLSLVRQTDSPVAVAEPRFMPGMSTEDKLDTMLRTRFEQLLSTHTVSMDLVSEGRGRGKKVLPYLMLGIFTTVSIVGGLALKTLAAIAGKALIASKVALTIAGIIALRKLFSHDGTTGETTFQVHADGHHSL